ACTAAGCACCTACCCCTTGGAATAATGAGCATTCTTTGTACAATATAGAGAAAAATGTGGCCTAGCAAGCTATTCTTTTTTACACTTGAAGCAGAtttagtaatatttttttttagtgaCCTTCTAGCACAAATCATACTTTGTTGACTTAAGACCTCATTTGCTGTTTTCCTtttttatagaattttctttttgttctttatgattttgttgttgttgtatatacTTTTTTATTCCCATGACCTTAGAAAGATACATATTGATGTCTTTTTCTTCACCTAACTAAATTCTAGATGGACTGATATTCTACCCAAATGGATAGCTAATCCCTTTTACAGATACAGATTTAGTTGActatatctaatctacatttGATGCATATTATTACTGAGAATTTCAGGATTTGTTTTTTCTCACTTGGGGATGAAAACTTATTTAACTCAAAATAATCTATTAGAATCCTTACGGATTTTAaaattggggttgatctctttagaggatctgCCTCCTTAAAACTCTATAGACGTTCCTCCCTCAAGTTGCTGTTCAAAAtcgtaaaaaaaatttatttattacttttcaaaaaaggatgaatacatgtttctaaaccctaactcctaataggacttctatttAATTAGGACTCAATATTCCtaatactcaagactcatattcctttacgactcctaatttttctttaagaaataacctccaatcCTTAGTCgatctctttacctctttaatagggatcgatttatgtaggttttacatgaatacccctaACTCtcatagagtcctaacataattaaAGAGTAAATCTTAAACAAAATGATCCATTTTGTTGATAATAGGAAGAAATTATATTTCATAAAAAtgagaaattaagaaaatccttttttttttttcatacacaTTCGACCAATTCAACATAACCCATCCTTTGTGacataaagatttttttataaaagtaaaaaaaaaaatataatttcatgtaAGATTGTCTACAATGTATTTACATTGTTATGGAGTGTATCTGCTACATGTAAGATTGGCTTCGAGTGTTTTGTTAAAACCTTTTACACTAtcttctctccacctcagatagaTTACGTATGTGTGATGCAAGCTTTTAGCCAAGACTGACATTAGCTCATTtgagttaaataaataaataagaaaataatatatcTGATCAGTTGATAATTTTAGTTATATTTCACTGGATAGATAAAGACAGTCCTGAAGAAACTTATATAAGTTAAATTTAGATTTAAagagataaatataaaaatcagtGGAGGGTTTATGCATGTAATAGTTAATTTCACAAAATATCATTAAGCCTTGTTAGTCAAATTAGAATTTTAGATACAAGGATAACTGGATCCGACGCGCTTAGTAATCGGGTTGAACCAAACCATCATGAGGTCATGATCCGTTGCTCAACTCTGTCGGGCTCAAATGCCCTTGAGATCGCATGTCAATCCGACCCGAGGCGGTTGATGATGGGCTGCTCCCCTTCAAACTTGTGGCCCGCATCACATCGGACGGATGCAAATAACCAAATATGGAATCCTCGGCGAGGGGATGAACACGGGGAGAGACTATCGAGGGGTGGGGCTGTCGCCGCAGTGATCATCGAGCGCCGGAAGTGCTTGAATCGCGGGGTATCTATATTCTTTCTCCGAGTGAAACTTCAGATCTCTCTTCCTGGATTTgtgccttggcttcttgaatcCTCAATCGTTCAGCCCACGGGGAATCACTTGTCGATAGATAGTTGACGATTCAGGAAAAAGAAGGAATCTTAGTGTTTCTTGGTACAATTTTCGCGTTGTTCAACCAGAAACTCTAGAATTTTCCCATACTGGTGTAGAGATTTGTGTTTGTTAGGCTGAATCACGGAATTTGGGAACAAAACAAGAGTTTTTGTTCTTTTGGTTCAGTTCGTATTGGAATTCTAGTATTCGGTTACGCCAGCCCAGTTATTGGAATTATAGCTTTCTGTTCCATTGAAATTTAATCGTATTTATCCGATTCTAATACGTGATCATCTCAAATATACTATTTGTTTTTAGCTTTAATATTATTGATCTTCTAAAAGCAAGACAGTATTGCTGTGTCAACACAATGCATCTGTTTTCCATTTCATATCTTTGTTTTATTCAGAAATGGACAGGTTATTTAATTCTTTACCTCGGTAGTTGAGACATTAGGTGATTCCCTGTTGTCTTATTGTATTGGTTGGTGACATGTTATGCATTTGGGGGCGCTTGTATTATACTAATTTTATTAGCATTTGTTACAAGTCAAGGTGATGCTTCAAATGGAAACAAAAGAGAAGAGGGAAGTATACAGCTGTGAGTTCAAATTGGTCAGTTAAATGAAATATCCTTTTCTTCAGTCATTTTCAGTTGCAAACAAATGCAGAAACTAATTGACTTCTAAGATTGCATTGTAGAGGGAGAATCCTCTGAAGAGAAAAGACAAAGTTTATGTTGGTTGTGGAGCAGGCTTTGGCGGGGATAGACCACTGGCAGCTCTCAAATTGCTTCAGACAGTCAAAGAACTTGATTATCTTGTGCTTGAATGTTTGGCAGAGAGGACACTTGCTGAACGCTATCAACATATGATGGCTGGGGGAAAAGGTTATGACTCTCGAAGTATGACGCTATCAACATATTAGAATCTTTCGGCAATTTATTCTAGAATTTGTTAAATCATTCAGGGATGTAATATGATATAAGCATTTGTTTATGCCAAAACATGGTTAACTTATATTTTACATCTCAGAAGTTTGACATCCCTTATCAGCAGCCGCTTTGTGAATGTCTTCTTAcgttttttcttcatttataatGTGCTGCTACACATGATAATTTTCAGTATCAGATTGGATGTCTATGCTTCTACCTTTGGCTGTAGAAAGAGGAATTTGTATAATTACTAATATGGGTGCAGGTAACAATCTTCTTGATCATCAGTCTGCAAGTTCTTTTATTAGTGTCTCTAATAATGTATCCCATTATGTCTGAAACAATCAATTGGAAGTGGATCCACTTGGTGCACAGCAAGAAGTTCTGGACATTGCAAGTAAACTTGGACTAAGTATTACTACTGCAGCTGTATATGAAGTTTGTCAGGAGAAATCAGGTTTGAGACTTTGATAGTTCTCTTAGTATTACTAGTTGGACaagatgattatttttttaaacatgtaattaaatttgaaatgagccatGGGATCTTTGTGTGGCTGGTTCCCCAGTTTCTATGCTCTGTATTTTAAGATAATGATCTTCAATCTGCTCATATATTTTTCAGGGCCTCATCTTTCGAAAAAAGGATATGGTCTGTGGGACGGGGTAAGTTCCTGATAGCCTTGATATGAGATCATCATAGATTGTGGCTGAAATTACAATTGATTAGGGTATGATGGACTTAGTTATGCTTGCAATTTTCTTTAGGCATTGTTGTCAGTGCCAAGTATGTGTCATGATGTTGATCGGATGCCTATATGGAGTTGATGTATTAGTGCAGCAGACGAGATGTATCATATTTGGATATTATCTTATAACATTGTTTCTGATTATCTTCTACATCTATTGTAATCCAATTTGTCAAGAAATGTTGTTCTTTAATTATGTTGTATGCATAGCCTCATATCCTTAAATTTGACTTGTGAAGGGCATAAGTACATACTTAGGCGCTTCTCCAATTGTTCAGTGTTTGGAGAGGCACAAACCACATGTTGTCATTACTTCCAGGATTGCTGATGCTGCACTTTTCTTAGCTCCAATGGTATAAATCGTTAATCTCATTGTTATGTTTGTTAATCCTTTTCTAATGTTGATAAATAGCTAGTAATTCACCTACTTGACTTTTACTATGGTGAATGTCATCCTGCTAGGTTAAATATTGTGTTATGATCAGCGGAGATGAATTTGGTTATTAATCTGTTATTCTAGACCTCCAGAAATATCATGTTTTCTGTTGGCTGCTGATTTTGCTAATATAGTGTTTGTCACTTTTTAATCTTCAATATGATACTTTGCTGAAAAAGTATATCATATCATGCTCAAAATCTTTTATAGAAgaaaatgatttaaatgatttgtgAGTTCCGTATTATCATTTAGATGGGGCAattttttcttttagattttgatgatctaGTCTGAACTTTTTGGTGCACTTATGTCATCATTTGATTTTTCTGGCTAGTAATTGCTACTTGATTTAATGAAATTAGCTATGAAAAGGATTGATATTCTTGAACATGTACTTCAACTAGACAGATGCTGGAAATGCAAGTAAAGAAGCTTAAATATAAATCATGACTGACATATACCTTGTTAACCAAATTAGCATGATCAAGCTAGAAATGAGAAAAGGAAGGTGGGGGAATGGGGGGTTGATTGGGTGGGTCAAGTTGCTGTACTACAGAAAAGAAGCCACTCTTACATTGTAGTATCTGCTTACTATTCATTGATCAGCTCAAGGATCATTTCATCTAGAGATGTTGGTTTTATGTTAGATTTCATTTATTCTTATGCATGCATGTATTAATCTCTAGGACTTTCCTCCTACAAGTATAACCCTGTAAACCTGCAATTTTTTTAACAAATAAGTTACATTAAATTGCAATAAGTGTGAGCACAAATCTATGAGTAGAGTAGCAAGGCAGATGCAAACAAGCAATATTAGACTATTTGGATATTTGTTGTATGCCCTGTGCAGTAATTTAATTTTATGATTAGGTGTATGAACTGGGTTGGAACTGGAATGACTTCAGTCTGCTAGCACAAGGGACCCTAGCTGGCCATCTTTTAGAGTGTGGTTGTCAACTCACTGGTGGATATTTCATGCATCCAGGTATGCCCTATATAACAGCTTTCCTAACAAGTGGGTACAATAGATAGATGTTCATGGTAAACCCAACTTTTCAATGTGTATGGAAATATATTATCATGTCAATAATGTTAAGTGATAGTTTCTTTGTATTATTCATGCAGGAGACAAGTATCGAAAATTTTCTTTGGAACAGCTTTTGAATTTGTCACTTCCTTATGCTGAGATTGGTTATAAAGGAGAAGTATGTGTAGCCAAGGCAGAAGGTAGCGGCGGACTTCTCGACAACAGTACATGTGCCCAGCAGCTTCTTTATGAGGTTGGAGATCCTAGTTCCTATATAACTCCTGATGTGGTAAGGATTTATGACGGTCCCCCCCACCCTCATTGTTAAAGTTACTGGCTCAAATATTAACTTAATGTCATAGAACAGGTTATAGATTTGAGAAATGTCTACTTCTGCCCATTATCGAATGATAAAGTTCTCTGCTATGGGGCAAAGCCTTCTAGTGTTCAATTTCCTGATAAGCTTCTGCAATTGGTTCCAGTGGTAAGTGATTCTTCAGTATAATTATATGAGATGTAGCTAATATGTTAATCTGATATGCTTGGTTTTCGCCTAGAGGCTATATGCTAGACTACATTAATTGATCTGTTTCAATTACTCTCTTATAGATATAACAAAGGTTCAAAAATCTGGTTGGACTAGTTTGTGTCAAATTATACCTACTGGTGCAACCAGGTTTGTGAAGTTTGGTCTGAAACTGATTTTTTGATCATTTTATATGTACAGCTGTTGACAATCAAGAGTCAAAACATTGTGAAATCTGTTGACTGTCAACAATTGTTAAATGTCAACAACACTCCCCGTCTCCTCATATCCTCCTCCTCTACTCctcatcctctcctcctcttcttctcccccttctcctccccctcccttctccttctctctcctcctcctctcctttctCTCCTTTCTCTTAGGTCTGTGCCAATTAATACACTGATATGCCTGGCTGGAATCGCTGGATCCATATGGGTCTTGGTTCAAAACTTGAAATCTTGACCACAACCTCTAGAATGACTTGCTGGGATTTCTGGGTTCAGCTTGATGAACCTCTATTCACCATGAAATTTTATGCAAGGTACCATAAGGGATCATTATTTTAGTATGCTAAGTCATATACTTAATCAGTTGTTTTTTCATACTCTTCattctttttttaaattaattcttgTCAACATTCTGCACAACATGAATGATTGAGACCATCTAAAATGTATATGAGGGGTAAATTGCACCACCACCACTTTAAAAGCATTGAAGAGAGACGAGTGAGATGAAGCCATCTCAAATATATGTGCTTTATTATTGCATTTAATATCTCTTAACATTATGGTGCTTGACTTCGCTTTTTGTTGCCTCATTCTCACCTAGGTTAATGAAAGCATTTTATCATTAATAGCATTCTTGAAGGATGTCATTGCTATGTGTCGATGTGTTCATTATTAGTATGCTTATAGcttgtttttaaaattatttttgaaaatgtaAAAGAATTATTAGTTTTTCAGGATTGTGGATGGAAAGGCTGGGGAGAGGTATCGTATGGAGGATTTGGATGTATCAGACGCGCCGAGGCTGCAGAATATCTGGTCTGTTACTGAAGAATATGTATAAGTCTTCTAGTCCATGTTTCATTAACTGTTAGAAGGTTCTTAATAAAAATTGCAAGATCATAGAACAATCCAGAACCCAGGTCTGCTCAATCGCTGCAaaagatttatatttttttaattgcatgGTATTGCATATTGTTGTCGTCTAGAAACTTGACTATGCTGCCTATCTCATAATTCCGTATTAGGTTAGGTCATGGGTGGAAGAAGTATATCCAGGAATTGGAGATTGTATCAAATCATATATTGTTGGACATGATAGCCTGAAAGCAACTGCAACCCATGAGGGTAGTTTCTCCATGGAGCAAATGGATATTAGGCTTCGCATGGATGGTTTGTTCAAGTTGAAGGAGCATGCAGTTTGCTTACTTCAAGAGTTTACAGCTCTCTATACAAATGGGCCAGCTGCTGGTGGTGGTATTTGGTAAATTTAACTCATGAAAATTCTTCCTTTTTTGTTAACTGTTCTTTTGAATAGGCAACATGAATTAAATTTGATGGTTTCTTGACTttattatgatattatatatatcagTGTATAGGATATTGTAAATGGTATTCTTCTTAATTGGATTTGAATTGATGAGTTTGCACCTGTCATTGCTTAAAGCTTAATGTCTGAGTTGCTTTGTTTGAAATGCAGCACCGGGCACAAGAAGGAAATAGTTCTTCAGAAGCAACTGGTATGGTTCTCTATGTTTAAGGCACTGGTACAATATCTTATTTTGAATAGCTTCTGTATATTGGTAACAGTTTGGGAAAGGATTATGGTTTGTCACTAATACTGCTTATAGGTAACAATTTTTGTTTTTCAAAAGCATATAACCTCACACATTGTGGTTATTTGTAAATCAATCCCTTAAAATCGACCCCTGAAGTTAAGATAATAAGTCAACTTGATGGATAAATATGAAAGGGTAATTATACGCTTAAATGTTTAACcatgattaagaaaaataagtcAACCTGATGTTTTATTCTTTGTGATGAGAATACTTAATAGCTAGGTCACGAGATGACAGACACGATTCATGGTGTTGATTAGGCAGTGATAAAATAAGGAAATGATTATACAGTGGAGGTAGGAGCACAAGGGAAAAGGTAGGTGTAAGTTACTACCTTcagtgaattttcttttatcagCCATGAACTTGTGAAGTTTGAGGcactttttaaattctttttatCTGGGATATAAAAATGGATGAAGGTCTGATTTATAAATGACACATCATGCATGCAGTTGTATGTCCTCAAAGCAATATTCTCAATTTCCTGGCTAAATGTCTCTGTTTCCATAATGGCTTCAAACAGCATCGCTTGGTTGACAAGAATGAATGAGTTCTAGAGCATTTGCGATTCATTATGATTCCATTTAATAGTACTTTTCTAAACATTTTCTAGCTGATAATTGGAAACCTCCTATTCCAGGCACTGTTGGGTACTGTTAAATGCACAAGTAGTTGCAGCTGAGGATAAATTTTTAAACCACACAATGGTGCAGAAGTTTTTTCTGTTAAAATATTTGATAGTACAAGAGATTTTCCCAGTAGAATTGCGTGTATAGATGTATGAATCTATATCTGTTGTTAAGGGTGAGTGGTGCATGCATGTGTAGCAAATATGTTTGTCTCCACCTATTTTTCAGTCCCTATCCCCACCTGCAACAACAGGCCCACATTGAACCGATTCTTTTCTCTCCAATCAGCAAGAACTAATCTCTTATTCAAAGTCTAATATTTTCTAGGAATCTTTTTCTACTGGTTTACTTGTGGATAAAGTGGaattcgatcttcttcttgaggCAATAATTTTGGTTTTAGAGTAACCACAATGCATCTCAAGGATTGTATTGTTGTCCAGGTTGAACGTGAAAACATTTTCTGGGGATTTGAAATAAAGAAATCAAAGCTTATTGATCCATCCAAGAAGGAAGCTACACATGATGGATCAGATCCTATCAACACTgtaagagaagaaaataaagtTCTGCTCATCTCAACCAGCACCTCTATAAGTGGTGCGATATCCTCAGCACTCACAGCTGCTGCTCCATCCAACAAGAAGATTCGTCTCTATCAAGTCGCCCATAGCAGGGCTGGGGACAAAGGAAATGACTTGAACTTCTCCATCATCCCTCATTGTCCGAAAGACATTAATAGGCTTAAACAAGTTATAACAAAAAGTTGGGTCAAAGATGTGGTTTCACCCCTCCTTGATTTCTCCTCCTTCCCCAGTGCTGAAGCTATTGAGCAGAGAAACAAGAAGATGGAGCAGGTGACAGTAGAAATTTATGAGGTCCCAGGTATCCACTCTCTCAATGTTGTCACACGGAATATTCTTGATGGTGGC
Above is a genomic segment from Musa acuminata AAA Group cultivar baxijiao chromosome BXJ3-4, Cavendish_Baxijiao_AAA, whole genome shotgun sequence containing:
- the LOC103983438 gene encoding uncharacterized protein LOC103983438 isoform X1 encodes the protein MLQMETKEKREVYSCEFKLRENPLKRKDKVYVGCGAGFGGDRPLAALKLLQTVKELDYLVLECLAERTLAERYQHMMAGGKGYDSRISDWMSMLLPLAVERGICIITNMGAVDPLGAQQEVLDIASKLGLSITTAAVYEVCQEKSGPHLSKKGYGLWDGGISTYLGASPIVQCLERHKPHVVITSRIADAALFLAPMVYELGWNWNDFSLLAQGTLAGHLLECGCQLTGGYFMHPGDKYRKFSLEQLLNLSLPYAEIGYKGEVCVAKAEGSGGLLDNSTCAQQLLYEVGDPSSYITPDVVIDLRNVYFCPLSNDKVLCYGAKPSSVQFPDKLLQLVPVFFRIVDGKAGERYRMEDLDVSDAPRLQNIWSWVEEVYPGIGDCIKSYIVGHDSLKATATHEGSFSMEQMDIRLRMDGLFKLKEHAVCLLQEFTALYTNGPAAGGGICTGHKKEIVLQKQLVERENIFWGFEIKKSKLIDPSKKEATHDGSDPINTVREENKVLLISTSTSISGAISSALTAAAPSNKKIRLYQVAHSRAGDKGNDLNFSIIPHCPKDINRLKQVITKSWVKDVVSPLLDFSSFPSAEAIEQRNKKMEQVTVEIYEVPGIHSLNVVTRNILDGGVNCSRRIDRHGKTISDLILCQEVVLPPSTTDDV
- the LOC103983438 gene encoding uncharacterized protein LOC103983438 isoform X2, which codes for MLQMETKEKREVYSCEFKLRENPLKRKDKVYVGCGAGFGGDRPLAALKLLQTVKELDYLVLECLAERTLAERYQHMMAGGKGYDSRISDWMSMLLPLAVERGICIITNMGAVDPLGAQQEVLDIASKLGLSITTAAVYEVCQEKSGPHLSKKGYGLWDGGISTYLGASPIVQCLERHKPHVVITSRIADAALFLAPMVYELGWNWNDFSLLAQGTLAGHLLECGCQLTGGYFMHPGDKYRKFSLEQLLNLSLPYAEIGYKGEVCVAKAEGSGGLLDNSTCAQQLLYEVGDPSSYITPDVVIDLRNVYFCPLSNDKVLCYGAKPSSVQFPDKLLQLVPVDCGWKGWGEVSYGGFGCIRRAEAAEYLVRSWVEEVYPGIGDCIKSYIVGHDSLKATATHEGSFSMEQMDIRLRMDGLFKLKEHAVCLLQEFTALYTNGPAAGGGICTGHKKEIVLQKQLVERENIFWGFEIKKSKLIDPSKKEATHDGSDPINTVREENKVLLISTSTSISGAISSALTAAAPSNKKIRLYQVAHSRAGDKGNDLNFSIIPHCPKDINRLKQVITKSWVKDVVSPLLDFSSFPSAEAIEQRNKKMEQVTVEIYEVPGIHSLNVVTRNILDGGVNCSRRIDRHGKTISDLILCQEVVLPPSTTDDV
- the LOC103983438 gene encoding uncharacterized protein LOC103983438 isoform X3; this translates as MLQMETKEKREVYSCEFKLRENPLKRKDKVYVGCGAGFGGDRPLAALKLLQTVKELDYLVLECLAERTLAERYQHMMAGGKVSDWMSMLLPLAVERGICIITNMGAVDPLGAQQEVLDIASKLGLSITTAAVYEVCQEKSGPHLSKKGYGLWDGGISTYLGASPIVQCLERHKPHVVITSRIADAALFLAPMVYELGWNWNDFSLLAQGTLAGHLLECGCQLTGGYFMHPGDKYRKFSLEQLLNLSLPYAEIGYKGEVCVAKAEGSGGLLDNSTCAQQLLYEVGDPSSYITPDVVIDLRNVYFCPLSNDKVLCYGAKPSSVQFPDKLLQLVPVFFRIVDGKAGERYRMEDLDVSDAPRLQNIWSWVEEVYPGIGDCIKSYIVGHDSLKATATHEGSFSMEQMDIRLRMDGLFKLKEHAVCLLQEFTALYTNGPAAGGGICTGHKKEIVLQKQLVERENIFWGFEIKKSKLIDPSKKEATHDGSDPINTVREENKVLLISTSTSISGAISSALTAAAPSNKKIRLYQVAHSRAGDKGNDLNFSIIPHCPKDINRLKQVITKSWVKDVVSPLLDFSSFPSAEAIEQRNKKMEQVTVEIYEVPGIHSLNVVTRNILDGGVNCSRRIDRHGKTISDLILCQEVVLPPSTTDDV